In Methanothermobacter sp. K4, one genomic interval encodes:
- a CDS encoding DEAD/DEAH box helicase yields the protein MVKRVLERFRRDWRFRDAVEHVETIPARRAEYAEVTDLPENITEYLERHGIRLYRHQAEALEAIREGRNILITTPTASGKTLAFNLPIMETLTLDGSATALYIYPAKALSRDQLKVLEHLESELGVTLNPATYDGDTPRERRPWIRENSRVVLTNPHQLHRVLPWHHQWRRFYSNLRYVVIDEAHQYRGVFGSSVALLIRRLRRICRYYGSDPRFILASATLANPEEFSAKLTGLDFHVISQDTSPSGPRHFVLYNPYSKRGDPSAHLETSSILTYLVLRGVQTLCFTVSRKMAELVTRWTREQLDRENRKLIDRVTSYRAGYLAEQRRMIESGLRSGRLLGVTTTNALELGIDIGSLDAMIISGYPGTMISTWQQAGRAGRNRKDSLVIMVAFENPLDQYIMKNPHFIFARPHENAIINPENRFILRNHTACAASELPLTLQDFLDHDFSMTVAGEMLGEGELEISHEGLVCTTDPQFRYGLDDISSDTFTVICEGRTLETMSRSQAYREAHEGAVLMNHGNTYIVRDFDLQKRRITVERRNVEYHTSVLRETDLRVIRKLRRRRVGGLEVNFGEVEVTEHYTGYRVMSYSKVLGKRDLELPPIRFRTRALWFTVPDTLRKRVEGEYGDDETFEGGLHGAEHALIALFPLHVLCDRMDIGGLSTPWHQDTQEATVFIYDGFEGGIGLAEKGVEVFEDLLRSTLELVSSCGCSDGCPSCIYSPKCGNDNSPLHRDATVMILEHLMGRASGGAEEESSEEAPGVLEEVELLCSEGRLSDAKLKLHEILEEEPSNAGACYLMGAILREQGEAEMADYFHERARNGMN from the coding sequence ATGGTTAAAAGGGTGCTTGAGAGGTTCAGGAGGGACTGGCGCTTCAGGGATGCCGTGGAACACGTTGAAACGATCCCCGCAAGGCGCGCTGAATACGCGGAGGTCACCGATCTTCCTGAGAACATCACTGAGTACCTTGAGAGGCACGGCATCAGACTCTACCGTCACCAGGCAGAGGCCCTTGAGGCCATAAGGGAGGGGAGGAACATCCTCATAACAACCCCAACGGCCTCAGGGAAGACCCTCGCCTTCAACCTCCCCATAATGGAGACCCTCACCCTTGATGGGAGTGCAACGGCCCTCTACATCTACCCGGCAAAGGCACTCTCAAGGGACCAGCTGAAGGTTCTTGAACACCTTGAATCGGAGCTTGGAGTCACACTCAACCCTGCAACCTATGATGGGGACACCCCCAGGGAGAGGAGGCCATGGATAAGGGAGAACTCCCGTGTGGTGCTCACAAATCCCCACCAGCTCCACCGTGTCCTCCCATGGCACCACCAGTGGAGGAGGTTCTACAGTAACCTCAGGTATGTGGTGATAGATGAGGCCCACCAGTACCGGGGTGTCTTCGGATCCAGTGTGGCGCTCCTCATAAGGAGGCTGAGGAGAATCTGCAGGTATTACGGTTCAGACCCCAGGTTCATCCTTGCAAGCGCAACCCTCGCCAACCCTGAGGAATTCTCAGCTAAACTGACGGGACTGGATTTCCATGTCATCTCACAGGATACATCCCCCTCCGGCCCCAGGCACTTCGTACTCTACAACCCCTACAGTAAGAGGGGGGACCCATCGGCGCACCTTGAAACCTCATCCATACTCACCTACCTTGTTCTGAGGGGTGTTCAGACCCTCTGCTTCACCGTCTCAAGGAAGATGGCTGAACTTGTAACCCGGTGGACCCGTGAGCAGCTCGACAGGGAGAACAGGAAGCTCATTGACCGCGTAACATCATACAGGGCAGGGTACTTGGCAGAGCAGAGGAGGATGATAGAATCAGGGCTCAGGTCAGGGAGGCTCCTGGGTGTCACCACCACCAATGCCCTGGAACTTGGCATAGACATCGGTTCACTTGATGCGATGATAATATCCGGTTACCCTGGGACCATGATATCCACCTGGCAGCAGGCAGGGAGGGCAGGGAGGAACAGAAAGGATTCCCTTGTAATCATGGTAGCCTTCGAGAACCCCCTGGACCAGTACATCATGAAGAACCCCCACTTCATCTTCGCGAGGCCCCATGAGAACGCCATAATCAACCCTGAAAACAGGTTCATACTCAGGAACCACACGGCCTGCGCAGCCTCAGAGTTGCCCCTCACCCTCCAGGACTTCCTGGACCACGACTTCAGCATGACAGTGGCAGGGGAGATGCTGGGTGAGGGGGAGCTTGAAATCTCACATGAGGGACTGGTATGCACCACAGACCCCCAGTTCAGGTATGGACTGGATGATATCTCATCGGATACCTTCACGGTGATATGCGAGGGACGAACACTTGAGACCATGAGCCGGTCCCAGGCATACAGGGAGGCCCATGAGGGCGCTGTGCTCATGAACCACGGCAACACCTACATCGTACGGGACTTTGACCTGCAGAAGAGGAGGATAACCGTTGAGAGGAGGAACGTGGAGTACCATACGTCGGTCCTCAGGGAGACAGACCTCAGGGTGATCAGGAAACTCAGGAGGAGGAGGGTGGGAGGCCTTGAGGTTAACTTCGGCGAGGTTGAGGTTACAGAGCACTACACCGGTTACAGGGTCATGAGCTACAGTAAGGTCCTGGGGAAGAGGGACCTTGAACTTCCACCCATCAGGTTCAGGACCAGGGCACTCTGGTTCACGGTACCCGACACTCTCAGAAAGAGGGTTGAAGGGGAGTACGGGGATGATGAAACATTTGAGGGCGGACTCCACGGCGCTGAGCACGCGCTCATAGCACTCTTCCCCCTCCATGTACTCTGTGACAGGATGGACATAGGGGGACTGTCAACCCCATGGCACCAGGACACCCAGGAGGCAACCGTGTTCATCTATGACGGCTTTGAGGGCGGCATAGGGCTTGCTGAGAAGGGTGTTGAGGTCTTCGAGGACCTCCTCAGGTCGACACTTGAACTGGTATCATCCTGTGGCTGCAGTGACGGGTGTCCATCATGCATCTACTCACCAAAATGTGGCAACGACAATTCACCACTCCACAGGGACGCCACAGTGATGATACTTGAACACCTCATGGGGAGGGCATCGGGGGGTGCTGAGGAGGAGAGCAGTGAGGAGGCCCCAGGTGTCCTTGAGGAGGTTGAACTCCTCTGCAGTGAGGGCAGGCTCTCTGATGCCAAGCTGAAGCTGCATGAGATCCTCGAGGAGGAACCATCTAATGCGGGGGCATGCTACCTGATGGGGGCCATCCTCAGGGAGCAGGGAGAGGCTGAGATGGCAGATTACTTCCATGAGAGGGCCAGGAATGGAATGAATTGA
- a CDS encoding thermonuclease family protein, which translates to MIIFVLAVTAMAGCVSEESEYQDQNLSNYSDVSPEDYITSDTGNASGTGEYDAIGVCTYVVDGDTIDVSGTGRIRLVGVNTPERGEPGYREAKDFMKSMCLSRTVQLDIDDAKRHDKYGRVLAVVYVDGVNMNRELLRRGYAEVMYIPPSEFNPYEWT; encoded by the coding sequence GTGATTATCTTTGTACTTGCAGTTACTGCGATGGCGGGCTGTGTCTCAGAGGAATCAGAATACCAGGACCAGAACCTCAGCAATTACTCAGATGTGAGTCCAGAGGATTACATAACCTCAGATACAGGTAATGCCTCCGGGACAGGTGAATATGATGCCATTGGAGTCTGCACCTACGTTGTTGATGGGGATACCATTGATGTTTCAGGTACAGGGAGGATACGCCTTGTGGGTGTCAACACCCCTGAGAGGGGGGAGCCAGGCTACAGGGAGGCGAAGGACTTCATGAAATCAATGTGCCTCTCAAGAACCGTGCAGCTCGACATAGACGATGCAAAAAGGCATGATAAATATGGGAGGGTCCTCGCTGTGGTCTACGTGGATGGGGTCAACATGAACAGGGAACTCCTCAGGAGGGGATATGCCGAGGTCATGTACATTCCACCATCAGAGTTCAACCCATATGAGTGGACCTGA
- a CDS encoding DNA cytosine methyltransferase, with protein MSEIALIDLFAGAGGLTEGFLRNDYEFVSHVEMDVNAIRTLETRCLYHYLKRDGNSDDYSAYLMNEITRDELFEEHPEFNRDLYMNLELTEGNKNRVIERIKSKMEVLGFESVDGIIGGPPCQAYSYAGRARKNMANDRRNYLYLIYLSFLKEFRPEFFVFENVPGMISAKEGLILSDFQEKVINLGYNLDVKIRDASDFGVPQRRKRLIVIGHRLEMDGEINFEKHRYRGNVWDLLSDLPPLEPGEGYDGPQHYAEKPAQPLKESGIRTDGDVLLHHQARNHNSRDREIYRRVIEAWESERRRLKYTELPPELRTHRNTSSFLDRYKVVAGDLPFSHTLVAHISKDGHYYIHPDRKQARSLTVREAARIQSFPDSYIFEGSRTSKYQQIGNAVPPLMSERIARRIHEILKGGL; from the coding sequence ATGTCAGAGATAGCATTGATTGACCTGTTTGCAGGTGCCGGGGGACTCACCGAGGGTTTTTTAAGAAATGATTATGAATTTGTATCACATGTTGAGATGGATGTGAACGCAATCAGAACACTTGAAACCCGGTGCCTTTACCATTACCTGAAAAGGGATGGTAATTCTGACGATTACAGCGCATATCTGATGAATGAGATAACCCGCGATGAACTCTTTGAGGAACACCCTGAATTCAACAGGGATCTCTACATGAATCTTGAGCTCACAGAGGGAAATAAGAATCGTGTTATAGAACGTATTAAGTCAAAAATGGAAGTTCTTGGATTTGAATCAGTTGATGGTATCATTGGCGGTCCCCCATGCCAGGCCTACTCCTATGCTGGAAGGGCGCGTAAGAATATGGCGAATGACAGGAGAAATTATCTCTACCTCATCTACCTCTCATTCCTGAAGGAATTTCGACCTGAATTCTTTGTCTTTGAAAATGTCCCGGGAATGATTTCAGCAAAGGAGGGTTTAATTTTATCTGATTTTCAGGAGAAGGTCATCAATCTCGGTTACAATCTTGATGTCAAAATTCGTGATGCCTCGGATTTCGGTGTTCCGCAGCGAAGAAAAAGGCTCATAGTTATAGGACATCGTCTGGAAATGGATGGTGAAATAAATTTTGAAAAACACAGATACAGGGGCAATGTATGGGATTTACTATCAGATCTGCCCCCTCTTGAACCTGGAGAAGGTTACGATGGACCGCAGCATTATGCAGAAAAGCCTGCACAGCCTCTGAAAGAATCAGGTATAAGGACAGATGGGGATGTGCTGCTCCATCATCAGGCGAGGAATCATAACTCAAGAGATCGTGAAATTTACAGAAGAGTGATTGAAGCATGGGAATCTGAAAGAAGAAGACTGAAATACACTGAGCTTCCGCCGGAACTCAGGACTCACAGGAACACCAGCTCATTTCTTGACCGCTACAAGGTCGTTGCAGGTGACCTTCCATTTTCACATACACTTGTTGCTCACATATCCAAGGACGGACACTACTACATCCATCCTGACAGAAAACAGGCCCGTTCTCTGACCGTAAGGGAGGCTGCGAGGATTCAGTCATTTCCTGACAGTTACATATTTGAGGGGTCCCGGACATCGAAGTATCAGCAGATAGGAAACGCTGTGCCACCATTAATGTCAGAGAGGATTGCCCGAAGGATCCATGAAATATTAAAGGGGGGTCTCTGA
- a CDS encoding DNA glycosylase — translation MLHRTRAEQVLEIYEDFVERFPDFKSVCEAEPEAIENELSSLGLRWRARNLHKLSCEIERRYDGVVPRNKGELLELPGVGNYISSAFLCFSENIPEPLLDTNTVRIIGRLFNLEISDSSRRKKDFETLMRRLLEFGDCRHFSFSMIDLAEAVCRPSSPLCHECPLKLSCSFYRRSHDETDND, via the coding sequence ATGCTTCACAGAACACGTGCGGAGCAGGTTCTTGAGATCTATGAAGACTTTGTTGAAAGATTTCCGGATTTTAAGTCTGTGTGCGAGGCAGAACCTGAAGCCATAGAAAATGAACTCTCATCACTTGGTCTCAGATGGAGAGCCAGAAATCTCCATAAACTCTCATGTGAGATCGAACGCAGATACGATGGCGTGGTTCCAAGAAACAAGGGTGAACTGCTTGAACTTCCAGGTGTAGGGAATTACATTTCATCAGCGTTTTTATGTTTTTCAGAGAACATTCCTGAACCTCTGCTGGATACAAACACCGTAAGAATCATCGGTAGATTATTCAACCTTGAAATTAGCGATTCATCCCGCAGAAAAAAGGATTTTGAAACGCTAATGAGGAGGCTTCTTGAATTTGGTGACTGCAGGCATTTTTCATTTTCCATGATTGACCTCGCAGAGGCTGTGTGCAGACCTTCCAGTCCACTCTGCCATGAATGTCCCCTGAAACTTTCATGCAGCTTTTACAGGAGATCCCATGATGAGACAGATAATGATTGA
- the drmA gene encoding DISARM system helicase DrmA produces the protein MRQIMIEEIIKEVLGPRDGPQELLKSDPYDEYITGVIIPEEWNPVMETGPADPDSEGVNDGMNSSEEDDLSDNQVSPSSEPFIRPRSFGMSFMVPSNTDKMDVCVTWGRYTKDEDRKMWRRESHFRIKKISLEGDSTHECIYEGNDGRIMISVMVRNYGNSEKNVRVILVNKLHTTRNAYRPETASCIFQPSIRVNVNGCPEAADHAEDYKNEMNFIYRNRKIDVMGIQCSAVSKSCEYSQHINESVIWSDGVELAERFPEIQNFRKPDFRTEFVPLYSIPIPSFDTENVDELSATELSEAWDPASLSEIIKPLIDSYEEWIESNREEYLSMDDEKKKFASDIIERQEHALQRIKIGLEILIDHDEARLAFCFANKVISLQHKWADRDDDFLWRPFQIAFFLMNIEAIFNPQSEDRDVLDLLWIPTGGGKTEAYLAIMAFTISLRRLRGSLGSGNTGIYYGTAVISRYTLRLLTVQQFRRTLRMITAAEYLRVFVCRDGLRGWRPSVCDIRKDWLYGSVRFSAGLWVGGGVSPLHLRKRNTGAMDILLSSDDDRSESEPAQVIKCPACNAWLSLPSSSDASLPAHDNTIIIVVRKKKDDVIFEPSKIREMFPEIVDIISSRENLREDHETLTIKFYEGDVDLFRISEIMECIGKYFEFSSLNWRRPGYFGSSYDEGRKKRRYSDFEIWCLNPECPLNKGVEWMEGIPSDEEAEFPDGNTLRRFEGPFKENRRIPVPAYTVDEQVYARCPTVIISTADKIARLSFESRAAAIFGNVDKFNRFYGYHRDGLYPEEATERSKRYDTDVDRFLPPELIIQDELHLLDGPLGSMFGIYEAVVESLLCSGGVRPKYLASTATINNAGDQTKLLFGRDLFQFPPNGLEIEDSFFVKEDDPASAWDEKKGGRLYMGIAAPGRGPITPQIRLWARVLKTSAEKADEETIRYYWTVVGYYNSIRELGGAIAFYREDVVERLKEISGDDLRDIGPDPLELSSRIDSTALPLILDGIERDGEQEGTPEYDAIFTTSMFGTGVDVPHLSLMIVNGQPKTTGSYIQATGRIGRKYGGLVLTFLNAARPRDMNHYEMFMKYHARIHENVEPVSVSPYSDGAMSRALGPAAVAFLRNMPLSAASWTENKEGDIILSEKASEDVHKLIESMVKRAEKIFKDREESSIIKTSLEGCMKLWKAVANESDELHFSEYTQFKRPEHNVVLATPAHEYEKLKTVFRNAPNSLRDIEETTGFRV, from the coding sequence ATGAGACAGATAATGATTGAAGAAATAATAAAGGAGGTTCTTGGACCGCGCGATGGTCCTCAGGAACTTCTGAAGAGTGACCCCTACGATGAATACATAACAGGTGTTATTATTCCAGAAGAATGGAATCCTGTTATGGAAACTGGCCCTGCTGACCCTGATTCTGAAGGCGTTAATGATGGCATGAATTCATCAGAAGAGGACGATCTTTCGGATAACCAAGTATCACCGTCCTCGGAACCATTTATCAGACCCCGATCATTTGGTATGTCATTCATGGTGCCCTCAAACACAGATAAAATGGATGTGTGTGTTACGTGGGGCAGATACACAAAGGACGAAGACAGGAAAATGTGGAGAAGAGAAAGCCATTTCCGCATCAAAAAGATTTCACTTGAAGGTGACAGCACCCATGAATGCATCTATGAAGGGAATGACGGTCGCATAATGATCAGTGTTATGGTCCGCAACTACGGAAACTCCGAAAAGAATGTGAGGGTGATTCTTGTAAACAAACTTCATACCACCAGAAATGCTTACAGGCCGGAAACAGCATCCTGTATTTTTCAGCCGAGCATCCGCGTTAATGTGAATGGGTGCCCGGAGGCTGCGGATCATGCCGAAGATTACAAGAATGAGATGAATTTCATCTACAGAAACAGAAAAATTGATGTTATGGGGATTCAATGTTCAGCCGTATCAAAATCCTGTGAATATTCACAGCACATCAATGAAAGCGTTATATGGTCTGATGGTGTTGAGCTGGCTGAAAGGTTCCCTGAAATTCAAAATTTCAGAAAACCAGATTTCAGAACAGAATTTGTACCCCTCTATTCTATCCCAATACCATCCTTTGATACAGAGAATGTTGATGAACTATCCGCAACGGAACTTTCAGAGGCATGGGATCCAGCTTCACTTTCAGAAATCATAAAGCCGCTCATAGATTCATATGAAGAATGGATAGAATCCAACAGAGAAGAATATCTGTCCATGGATGATGAAAAGAAAAAATTTGCATCAGATATAATTGAAAGACAGGAACATGCACTGCAAAGAATCAAAATAGGATTGGAAATTCTCATAGACCATGATGAAGCAAGACTGGCCTTCTGTTTTGCAAATAAGGTTATATCACTTCAGCATAAATGGGCTGATAGAGACGATGATTTCCTATGGAGACCGTTCCAGATTGCATTTTTCCTCATGAACATCGAAGCGATATTCAATCCACAATCTGAAGATCGTGATGTGCTGGATCTCCTGTGGATACCAACAGGAGGCGGAAAGACAGAAGCTTATCTTGCTATCATGGCCTTCACAATCTCACTTCGCCGTCTCAGAGGTTCTCTGGGTTCAGGAAACACTGGCATATACTATGGGACAGCAGTTATATCAAGATACACGCTGCGACTCCTCACAGTACAGCAGTTCAGAAGAACACTTAGAATGATAACTGCAGCGGAGTATCTTAGAGTTTTCGTGTGCAGGGATGGTCTTCGGGGGTGGAGACCATCTGTCTGTGATATCAGAAAGGACTGGCTTTATGGATCTGTCAGGTTTTCGGCAGGCCTCTGGGTTGGTGGAGGCGTATCCCCACTTCATCTCAGAAAAAGAAATACAGGGGCCATGGACATACTGTTATCCTCTGATGATGACAGATCTGAAAGTGAGCCAGCACAGGTCATCAAATGTCCCGCCTGCAATGCCTGGTTGAGCCTTCCCTCATCTTCAGATGCTTCACTACCCGCCCATGATAACACGATAATCATTGTTGTCAGAAAAAAGAAAGATGATGTGATTTTCGAACCTTCAAAAATCAGGGAGATGTTTCCCGAAATTGTGGATATTATAAGTTCCAGAGAAAACCTCAGGGAAGACCACGAAACACTCACCATAAAATTTTATGAAGGGGATGTTGATCTCTTCCGGATATCCGAAATCATGGAATGCATCGGAAAGTACTTTGAATTCTCTTCACTGAACTGGCGCAGACCAGGATACTTTGGAAGCTCCTATGATGAAGGCAGAAAAAAAAGAAGATACTCTGACTTTGAAATATGGTGCCTCAACCCTGAATGTCCTCTTAATAAAGGAGTTGAATGGATGGAGGGCATTCCCTCAGATGAAGAAGCAGAGTTTCCTGACGGGAACACCTTAAGGAGGTTTGAGGGTCCATTTAAAGAGAACCGGAGAATTCCAGTTCCCGCATACACAGTCGATGAGCAGGTTTATGCAAGATGCCCCACGGTTATCATAAGCACGGCAGATAAGATTGCAAGGCTATCCTTTGAATCAAGGGCAGCTGCAATCTTCGGGAATGTTGATAAATTCAACAGATTTTACGGTTATCACAGGGATGGACTGTATCCTGAAGAGGCTACAGAAAGGAGTAAAAGATATGATACTGATGTTGACAGGTTTCTGCCTCCCGAACTGATAATCCAGGACGAACTTCACCTCCTGGACGGTCCTCTTGGAAGCATGTTCGGGATCTATGAGGCAGTCGTGGAGTCACTGCTGTGCAGTGGAGGGGTGAGACCAAAATACCTTGCATCCACTGCAACGATAAACAATGCAGGTGACCAGACGAAACTTCTCTTTGGAAGGGATCTGTTCCAGTTCCCCCCAAATGGTCTTGAAATAGAGGACTCATTTTTCGTTAAGGAGGATGATCCCGCCAGCGCATGGGATGAAAAAAAGGGGGGCAGACTTTACATGGGAATCGCAGCACCTGGAAGAGGTCCAATAACACCCCAGATAAGGCTATGGGCCCGTGTTCTCAAAACATCTGCAGAAAAGGCAGATGAGGAGACCATCAGATATTACTGGACAGTTGTGGGGTACTACAATTCAATAAGGGAACTGGGAGGGGCAATTGCATTTTACAGGGAGGACGTCGTGGAAAGGTTGAAGGAGATTTCAGGTGATGATCTCCGTGATATAGGGCCTGATCCCCTTGAACTCTCAAGCAGGATTGATTCAACTGCTCTGCCACTTATACTGGACGGAATAGAACGTGATGGGGAACAGGAAGGAACTCCTGAGTATGATGCCATATTCACAACTTCAATGTTCGGTACCGGTGTTGACGTGCCCCATCTATCACTCATGATTGTCAACGGTCAGCCGAAGACAACCGGATCCTACATACAGGCAACTGGAAGAATAGGGCGAAAATATGGAGGTCTTGTTCTGACATTTCTGAATGCTGCAAGACCACGTGATATGAATCACTATGAGATGTTCATGAAGTATCATGCAAGGATTCATGAAAATGTTGAACCCGTGTCCGTTTCACCGTATTCAGATGGAGCCATGAGCAGGGCCCTTGGACCCGCAGCAGTCGCATTTCTCAGGAATATGCCATTATCCGCCGCCAGCTGGACAGAAAACAAGGAAGGTGACATAATACTTTCTGAAAAAGCCTCTGAAGACGTTCATAAACTCATTGAATCCATGGTGAAACGTGCTGAGAAAATATTTAAAGACAGGGAGGAGTCCTCGATCATTAAAACTTCTCTTGAGGGATGTATGAAGCTGTGGAAAGCTGTTGCTAACGAATCCGATGAACTCCATTTTTCGGAATACACGCAATTTAAAAGACCAGAACACAACGTGGTTCTAGCCACGCCAGCACATGAATATGAAAAACTCAAAACAGTTTTCAGGAATGCCCCGAATTCACTGCGGGATATTGAAGAAACAACAGGTTTTAGGGTGTGA
- the drmB gene encoding DrmB family protein, whose translation MSPDVQHLRRSQFIFTYGPGAILEGKNGPRIIPSLNQGLRNLFTGEYLEKFEVSDSRVSEFLKKNEEINKIRLFSIPSNAALNRDESLYIYNTYPFPRWKICYGRDSDKNHSPVLYKDERGECPICGSDKASATRFVAACPDGHLDEVPWHYLVHSERTGCNSRYFYWKIEGPSIADIKVECPKCGQSSSLRDIYRRKFRCTGRFPENGEGNRGSEICELEMKTIQRQSTSLRIPVTLTLVKIPYKNKLDEILEDSEFRGSMISLIKTGVDKENLLSYVRENKGEYYHDIEHFITERGYGEFCEYVLNFTENRTADPLADEFQALRDMQSSEILSMGRPVDFSVDSQLSLKIIPVRKLKLTTVQIGYFRSPYLKKNENSEVLQPRIVRTGAQDALSGTWWYPAFESAGEGLFITADVSTDDLSSPDVLQEWNEKNLIHDEILKKNRRVTPEFVWWHTLSHALIRAVSLYSGYASASIRERVYSDGCHGGILLYSSSIGDECSMGGLSGCASESRFDEIWKMAIKDLEFCSNDPICHQNRISEGNYNGSACHSCLMISETSCEHRNRWLDRHVVLGD comes from the coding sequence ATGAGTCCTGATGTGCAGCATCTGAGGAGATCCCAGTTCATATTTACCTATGGACCCGGAGCCATACTGGAAGGAAAAAATGGACCCCGGATAATCCCTTCACTGAATCAGGGACTAAGGAATTTATTTACCGGTGAGTATCTCGAAAAATTTGAGGTTAGTGACAGCAGGGTTTCTGAGTTCCTCAAGAAAAATGAAGAAATTAATAAGATAAGGCTATTTTCGATCCCTAGCAACGCAGCCCTTAACCGTGATGAAAGCCTTTACATCTACAACACATATCCATTTCCTCGCTGGAAAATATGTTATGGAAGAGACAGTGATAAGAATCATTCACCGGTCCTTTACAAGGATGAGAGAGGCGAATGTCCCATCTGTGGATCAGATAAGGCTTCAGCAACACGATTTGTTGCCGCATGTCCTGATGGACATCTTGATGAGGTGCCCTGGCACTATCTTGTTCACAGTGAAAGGACTGGCTGCAATTCGCGGTATTTTTACTGGAAAATTGAGGGACCATCCATTGCAGACATAAAGGTTGAATGCCCCAAATGTGGACAGTCATCATCCCTGCGTGATATTTACAGAAGAAAATTCCGATGCACTGGCAGATTTCCTGAAAATGGAGAGGGGAATCGTGGAAGTGAGATATGCGAACTTGAAATGAAAACTATTCAGAGACAGTCAACCTCACTGAGGATACCTGTAACACTGACCCTTGTGAAAATTCCCTATAAAAACAAACTCGATGAAATACTGGAGGATTCTGAATTCAGGGGCAGTATGATTTCCCTGATAAAAACAGGAGTGGATAAAGAAAATCTGCTTTCATATGTTAGAGAAAATAAAGGAGAATATTATCATGACATTGAACATTTTATAACGGAAAGGGGATACGGCGAATTCTGTGAATATGTGCTGAACTTCACTGAGAATAGAACAGCAGATCCTCTTGCAGATGAATTTCAGGCCCTCAGAGATATGCAGAGCTCTGAAATCCTATCAATGGGTAGACCGGTGGATTTTTCAGTTGATTCTCAGCTTTCCCTTAAAATTATTCCTGTAAGAAAATTGAAGCTCACAACAGTTCAAATAGGTTACTTCAGGAGTCCATATCTCAAAAAAAATGAAAATTCAGAGGTGCTGCAACCAAGGATTGTAAGAACAGGCGCACAGGATGCACTGTCAGGGACCTGGTGGTATCCTGCATTTGAGAGTGCGGGGGAGGGTTTGTTCATAACGGCTGATGTAAGTACAGATGACCTTTCATCTCCAGATGTGCTGCAGGAGTGGAATGAAAAAAATCTGATTCATGATGAAATTCTGAAAAAAAATAGAAGGGTGACCCCTGAATTTGTATGGTGGCACACACTTTCACATGCTCTTATAAGGGCCGTATCGCTGTATTCTGGCTATGCATCAGCCTCAATAAGGGAAAGGGTCTACTCAGACGGGTGTCATGGAGGCATTCTCCTCTATTCATCATCCATTGGAGATGAGTGCAGTATGGGGGGCCTCTCGGGATGTGCTTCAGAATCCAGATTTGATGAGATATGGAAAATGGCGATTAAAGATCTTGAATTCTGCTCCAACGATCCAATATGCCATCAGAACAGAATTTCAGAGGGAAATTACAATGGTTCAGCATGTCACAGTTGTTTAATGATCTCTGAGACGTCCTGTGAACACAGAAATAGATGGCTGGACAGGCACGTGGTTCTTGGAGATTGA